gagtatttattattttatttgggtATTTAGTTcactgtgtgtatatatatatttgatttgggtatttattgttttattttggtATATATGTTcactgtgtatatatatatgatttggttatatttttgaaatataatgtattgtttgtatattatatatataataatgttgtttttgtttatataagtgtatatttaatatatacagTTTTGGTAATATTATATAtgctaaataaatatattttgtaaagtttatataaatattttattgttgtatttttttttttactttttaatttattatgtggaattaaaagtatttattttgttattttcagaTTAAGTGAAAGGATCAAGAAAGTGGACACACAATTTCTTTTGTGAACTGTATgtatttattaatgtttattttttgttgttatagtataatttttatttgatgtaattaattttgttgggtatgttaaatatgtaatatcatcataatatagtgagaatagtgaaaaaattattaaatataattttagttagtaagttttgtaatttgttattttttaaataaagaaaaatgaaaacaaagaaaaaaaagtataatataacataataatttgaatattaaaaattaaaaagttaagtgaaaggaatttttcaattttaatataaattgtaattaaattattaaacttttaTGTTCGGTTTTAAGAAAAAACATGTTAATGGAACTTTATGCtgtgataattttattattataaaaaattgagaataataatagaattaaaaaattataatttaatattaatttattttataaagataaacttttatttttataaattaaataaaaaaattagtttaaattttaataaattatataaatttttaaataatatattttgtttaaaataaataattcataaaaaagaatttattaatttttttaatttaaatgtaattggtaattaaatgaataaattttttttaaagtttattagaATTAAATTGTTAATATTATTCTTTTACTTAAAAGTTGAAATAACATGTGTGTAATCTAAAAAACTTTtataatactataaattattaaacttttaaTATTACATTTGTGGTTTATATTGTAGATAGGGAAAATAGAtaagtttattaattatttaaatctaGAAACtaagtttattaattttttttatataaattaataaataacataaaaattaaaatgttttTATAGAGTAAtttgttcatttttttaatttaagttttaattataatttaatgaataaattttttatttaaatgtgtgtaattcataaaatattcataaaattttattaatgttgAAAATAATATCTCAATGCTTTTGtatacttataaatatataccaTAGCTTTGTTATATTTCATAACACTTTACAAATCATTCAAATTTGTAACACTTTATTTGTGACCTAAATTGTAGATGGCGACAATCGATAAGCTTGGACCAAAATCAGAAATCGTGGTTGCCATGAATTTTGGAATGGTCTACAAGCCTTTTTAGCAATGGCATCAGAACATAAGGATTGTGATGGAAGAATTCGATGTCCTTGTGTGAGATGTATAAATAGtatgtttgaaaaaatagataggGTTAGAGCACACATATTTGATCGAGGTTTTATGCAAGGATATGAGAAGTGGATTTATCACGGGGAGCCTGAGGATGCTGTCGATGATGTAGCAGTTGCCGATGTTGAATCAGAGGATGAAATGATTCCTATTCTAGAAGACTTCTTTCCCTCGACAACAGAGGATGTACAAGGAGAAGATGAACAACCAACCACAAACCCACATTTTGATGACTTATTTGAGGAAATTGAAGTTGAATTGTATCTCAGTTGTGATTGGATTTCGTCTCTCAACTTTTTAGCAAAGCTATTGCATTtaaaagctagaggaaaaaTTCCTAATAACATCTTTGAAGAATTGTTGAAGCTGTTAAAGTTTGCATTTCCGaaggaaaataatattccaGCAACTTACTACGAGGCAAAAAAGAGGTTGAAGAAATTAGGCTTGGGTTATGACTCTATCCATGTCTGTTTGTATAATTGTTGCTTATTTTATAAGGAGAATGCACCAAGGAGGCTTGTCCAGTTTGTGGAACTAGTCGTTGGGTTACTTCCGAGAACGGCAAAGGAAAAAAAGTTCCTTGCAAAGTCATGCGATACTTTCCGTTGACACCTCGACTTAAAAGATTATATAGTTCGAGGATTACAGCGAAGAGCATGATATGGCATCATACTAGAAAATCAAAATATGATGGGGTGTTGCGACACCCTGTCGATGGTCTCGCTTGGAAAGACTTTGATGCAAAACATCCTGAGTTTGCAAGGGACCCAAGAAATGTTCGACTGGGGTTAGCTGCTGATGGATTTAATCAATTTGGCAACATGAGTCTTGCATACAGCATGTGACCAGTAGTGTTGGCTAATTATAATCTACCACCTTGATTATGTAtgaaagataattattttttgctatCTACCCTAATTCCTGGTGCAAAATCTCCGGGTAAAGACatggatatatttttaagaccgttggtggatgaattaaaGGAGTTGTAAAATAATGGGGTACCAACGAGAGATAGTTCGACCAACTTGATGTTCACCATGCGTGCTGCGCTTTTGTGGACAGTGAATGATTTTTCTGCTCGTAGTAGCTTGTCTGGGTGGAGTGGTCAAGGTTATAAAGCTTGCCCTACTTGTAATGAAGACACGACGTCCATTCGAGTGATCGAGAAGACATCATATGTTGGTCATAGAAGGTTCTTGCCAAGTAACCATGCAATGAGAAGGGATACTCGATTTGATGGTAAAGTTGAAAGAAGACCTCCTCCAAGACGATTTACTTGTGAAGAGATATTATCACAAGTTAATACTCTTGAACCCCAAATTCTTGGACATCATGAAAATTTTGGGGGCGTGAAACGTAGAAGAGTTGCAGAAACTTGTAATTGgaggaaaaaaagtattttctacGAGTTGGAGTATTGGAGCACGAATATTTTAAAACACAACCTTGATGTCATGCATGTTGAGAAGAATGTGTGTGACAGTCTCCTAGGAACCATCTTGGATAATGATAAATCAAAGGACACAACCAATGCGCGACATGATTTAAAGAAGATGGGTATTAGGGAATCGTTGTGGATTTATGAAGATGGGAATGGGAGGCTAATGAAACCGCATGCTCCTTATGTTTTGACTCGTGAGAAAAGAAAACTATTTTGTCAATTTGTTAAAGGAATCAAGTTTCCCGATGACTTTTGTTCAAATTTAAAGAGCAAAGTTTCTCCAGATGAGTCTAACATTATTGGGCTAAAATCCCACGATTGTCATGTCATTATGCAGCGAGTACTAGCGGTTGGTGTCCGTAAATTTCTACCTCGTGACACTGCAACAACTATTACTCAGCTGTGTGATTTTTTTCGACAATTATGCTCTAGAACTCTAAATGTAAAAGATATGGAGGATgctcaaaaaaatttaattctGTTATTATGCAAGATGGAATTGATTTTTCCTCCAActttttttgacataatgatACATTTGGTGTTGCATTTGCCTGAAGAAGCGATACTGGGTGGCCCGGTCTTTATAAGATGGATGTATCCTTTTGAAAGgtacatgaaaaaattgaagaattatGTGGGAAACAAGGCACGTCCTGAAGGGTCAATTGCAGAAGGTTATGTTGCTGATGAGGCAGTAACCTTTTGTTCAATGTACTTTAAAGGGTGTGAAACAAGATTTAATCGGCTTGATCGAAATGAAGATGCGCCTTCTGTGTCTCGCTATCTCTCAGTTTTTaattctcaatctcgtcctCTGACTAGTggaattatcaagcctcttGATCGTATGGGTCGTGAAAAAGCTGAGTGGTACATTCTTCAAAATTCTCCTGAAATCCAAGCTTACTTAGAGTAAGTTtgttacatttttataaattattttattaaattttaagtttttattcTCTATTTCCCTCTATCATACCTTGACATTATCATACTTCACAGTGAACATTTGGACAAGATCAAACATGAATATCCTAATGGTAACCACGATGTCTTGCATAGGCAAACTTTCCGTCCATGGTTTCATAAGAAGGTATAATGACAAAATTGTAAAGCTTTAATTGAACCATTTATATTCCTCTCATATTAatacattttatgtatttagataTATGAGTTGCACAAGCTTAGAACTTTACAAAATGGTGATGAGTTACTCGCTCTAGCTTCTGGCTCCGATTACTTAGCAACATATTACGAAGGTTGTGTGGTGAAAGGTGTTCGGTTTATTGCGTCGAAGCGAGACGAAAAGCGGAAGACACAAAATAGTAGTGTTACTGTTGCTGGAACTGAAGGGTTTAATTACTATGGCACACTTGAAGATGTAATCACTATATCTTATACTGGTGCATATACAGTGACATTGTTTGAATGTAAATGGTATAACACTAATCCATTAAGAAAGAAGACAATCACTGAAAATAATATAACCAGTATAAATACTCGTGGATATTGGTATCAAGAAGAACCGTACATCCTTGCTAACTAGGCCAAGCAAGTTTTCTATCTTGAAGATCCAATCAGAGGTCGCGATTGGAAGGTTGTTGAAGATATTAGCCATCGACAAATTTGGGACATTAATGACAATGAAGATGAGACTGATGTTGATGTTGTTAGTGATTCTAACTCTTCAAATTTTGTGTTGACGATTGATCTTGGAGAGTTGATTATGCAATCGAATGAACCTCCAGTAATTGTTGAATCGTCCGATCAGTTAGTGGATTCTGAGATAGAGAATAATGAACTTGATGAAGATTATGTTGCCGAAGAAGTAGATGATTTACTAGTTGAACATGTGGAGGATGAAAATGAAAACTTGGTGAATGATGGAAATGATAGTGATTCGTCGGtgtaacttttattttgtaaatgtttgttactaaaactttttacaattaaatgattttttaatttctttcgcATTAATATTTGTGTCAAATTTCAATTATGTGTTTCacattttgtgaatttttacatttttttcgTCTTCAAAGTAAAGTACAATGTCAGCTACTCTAGCGACATACCACGGTGGGGATGGTGATGGCAGGGATCCCCCTAATCCTTCTAGGGTACCCTCGTCCTGCGAATcaggttttcatattttttcagATCTAACATTGTTATGAATATAAATGGTGAATGTTCAATTTactaatagaattatttttctctcaaatAAATATAGTTCCACCTCCGGTCAGAAAGGGTCGTGGGGTTGCAACAAACACTAACcttgaaaaaaaaaggagagaagcTGGTAAGCCCTTAACGGTGGAGGTAAATCTTGAAACTGGCAAAGTTGTTGGCACTGAAGCAAGCAATTATGTTCGATTTATTGGTCAGCAAGTAAGCATGTTGTGCCCGGGTGGTCATCTAAATTTTTCTGATGTACCCCAACAATATAAAGATCAAGTGCTCAATCGAATAAGAGTgggtgatttttaattattcatggttgtaataattttatgcccttatt
This Cannabis sativa cultivar Pink pepper isolate KNU-18-1 chromosome 6, ASM2916894v1, whole genome shotgun sequence DNA region includes the following protein-coding sequences:
- the LOC115695162 gene encoding uncharacterized protein LOC115695162; translation: MASEHKDCDGRIRCPCVRCINSMFEKIDRVRAHIFDRGFMQGYEKWIYHGEPEDAVDDVAVADVESEDEMIPILEDFFPSTTEDVQGEDEQPTTNPHFDDLFEEIEVELYLSCDWISSLNFLAKLLHLKARGKIPNNIFEELLKLLKFAFPKENNIPATYYEAKKRLKKLGLGECTKEACPVCGTSRWVTSENGKGKKVPCKVMRYFPLTPRLKRLYSSRITAKSMIWHHTRKSKYDGVLRHPVDGLAWKDFDAKHPEFARDPRNVRLGLAADGFNQFGNMSLAYSM